TGAGCGCACGATGACCTATCACGTCTGTTTCGTCTGTACGGGCAACATCTGCCGCTCCCCGATGGCCGAGTCCGTCTTCCGGGCCCGCACCGTCGAGGCCGGTCTCGCGGACCTCGTCGAGGTCGACAGCGCCGGCACCGACGGCTGGCACGAGGGCGACGGCGCCGACCCGCGCACCGTCTCCGTCCTGGAGGACCACGGCTACGGGACCGAGCACACCGCACGCAGGTTCGACCGGTCCTGGTTCGACCGTCTCGATCTCGTCATCGCCCTCGACACCGGCCACCTCGCGTCCCTCCGCCGCCTCGCGCCGACCGCGCGGGACGCGGAGAAGGTGCGGCTGCTGCGCTCGTACGACCCGGCGGCGGGCTCGGACCTCGACGTTCCCGACCCTTACTACGGGGGCCTGGACGGCTTCGAGGAGTGCCTTGAGATGGTGGAGGCGGCGAGCGACGGCCTGCTCGCCGCGGTACGCGAGCAAGTGGAGGGACGAGCGGTATGAGTGATTCCGCCAGAGAAACGCCGGTGGACGACGGCAAGGGCGACGGCACGCGCGCGGTGCGGGCGGGGCTGCCCGAGCCGGTCAAGCACGAGCCGACACTGCCGGGACCGGTGTTCGCCGCCCACTTCCACCTGCCGGGGGAGCCGACCGGGGCGTACACCTACGGCCGGGACGAGAACCCCACCTGGACGCTCCTGGAGCGCGCCATCGGCGAGCTGGAGGCGCCCGGCAGGGACGACGTCGAGACGCTCGTGTTCGCCTCAGGGATGGCCGCCATCTCGGCCGTCCTCTTCTCCCAGCTGAGCGCGGGCGACACGGTGGTCCTCCCGAACGACGGCTACCAGGTGCTGCCCCTGGTGCGGGCGCAGCTGGAGGCGTACGGCGTCCAGGTGCGCACCGCGCCGACCGGCGGCGACGCCCAGCTCGACGTGCTGGACGGCGCGAAGCTGCTGTGGATCGAGTCGCCGTCCAACCCCGGGCTCGACGTCTGCGACATCCGCCGGCTGGTCGAGGCGGCGCACGCGCGGGGCGTCCTGGTCGCCGTCGACAACACGCTGGCAACGCCGCTCGGGCAGCGCCCGCTTGAGCTGGGCGCCGACTTCGCCGTGGCCAGCGGAACCAAGCAGCTCACCGGGCACGGGGACGTGCTGCTCGGATACGTCGTCGGCGGCGACGCCGGGGCCATGACCGCCGTCCGCCGCTGGCGCAAGATCGTCGGCGCGATCCCGGGGCCGATGGAGGCGTGGCTCGCCCACCGTTCGGTCGCCACGCTCCAACTGCGCGTGGACCGGCAGTGCGCGAGCGCCCTGCTGGTCGCCCAGGCGCTGCGGGAGCGGCCCGAGGTGACCGGACTGCGCTACCCGGGGCTGCCCGACGACCCGTCGCACGAGGTCGCCTCGCGGCAGATGCGGCGCTACGGGTGCGTGGTGTCGTTCACGCTACCCACGCGCGCGCGTGCCGAGGCGTTCCTGGACGCCCTGCGGCTGGTGGACGACGCGACCAGCTTCGGCGGGGTGCGCTCCACGGCCGAGCGGCGCGGGCGCTGGGGCGGGGACGCGGTCGCTGAGGGTTTCGTCCGGCTGTCGGTCGGCGCCGAGGACCCCGAGGATCTGGTGGCGGATCTGCTCCGGGCGCTGGACGCGTCCGCACGGTGACCGGTTTACGCCCCTCCGCCCGACTGTCCCGGGAGGATGGCGGACGGTCCGAACCTCCCCCCTCGTGGCTCGGACCGTCCTCGGCTCCGCGCACGCGAAGAACCGTGCGTACGAGGCTAGTTGACTCTCTGTCAGTGTCCAATCACAGTAGCGACAGAGACCTATCGACTTATTTATAGTTGGCCCCTGCCCAACGGCTGGAGGACGGGCGGGGAAAGGGAAGGCGCACTATGGATCTGGCCCTGCTGCGCACGTTCGTGACCGTGCACCGGGCTGGTTCCTTCACCCGCGCCGCCGCGCTGCTCGGCCTCTCCCAGCCGGCCGTGACCTCCCAGATAAGGACGCTGGAACGGCAGCTGGGACGCCCCCTGTTCCTGCGCCAGCCGCGGGGTGTGACCCCGACGACCATCGGGGACGAACTCGCGCACAAGGCCGCCCCGCATCTCGACGCGCTGGTGGAGATCACCGAGACCGGCCTCGACGAGGACTCCGCCCTGCGCACCCTGCACCTCGCGGGCCCGCCGGAGTTCACCGCGGAACGGGCGCTGCCCGCGCTCACCGAGCTGACGGGCGAGGACGGCCGGGGCTTCGCGCTGCGCGCCTCCTTCGGGACCGCCGAGGAGACCTTGGAGGGGCTGGGCGCCGGGCACCATGATCTGGCCATCGGAACGGCCCGTCCGCGCGGCTCCCTGTTCACGGCGACCCCGCTCTGCGACGAGGAGCACGTCCTGGTCGCCGCCCCCGGGTACGCCGAGCTGATCGGCCCGGCGGACGGCGGGCGGGACGGCCACCGTCCGGGGGCGGCGGAGCTGGCGGGCGTCCCGGTGATCGAGGTGCACGAGACGCTGCCCTTCGTCTCCCGCTACTGGGCCTCCGTCTTCGACTGCCGGCCGACCGCGCCGGGCACCGTGATCGTGCCGGACCTGCGCGCGGTGCTCGCCTGCGCGGTCGCGGGCGCCGGGCTCGCCGTGCTGCCGCGCTATCTGTGCGCGTCCGCTCTGGAGCGCGGTGCCGTGGTGGCGCTGCACGAGCCTCCGGTGCCGCCCCTGCGCACGTACTTCCTGGTGGTCCGCTCGGGCACGCTGGCCCTTCCGCACATCGCGCGGGCGCACGACTGGCTGCTGAGGGCCGCGGCGGGCTGGACCTGACCGGAGAGCCCCCGGCGGCGACCGAGGGTTCGGCCGATGACGTCCCGCGATGTTTCACGTGGAACCAGCGGGGCCACATTTCTCCCATGACCGTCCGACCCGTGGTCAAGCGCACCGCACGTGCCGTCCTGCTGGACGGCGACGACCTGATCCTGATCAAGCGCACCAAGCCAGGTGTCGATCCCTACTGGGTGACCCCCGGTGGCGGGGTCGAGGCCGAGGACACGACCGTCGTCGACGCCCTGCACCGCGAGGTGCACGAGGAACTCGGCGCCAAGATCATCGACGTGGTCCCCTGCTTCGTCGACACCGTCGAACACATCGGCGCGGACGCCGCGACGACCGGCGTGAAGGTGCAGCACTTCTTCGTCTGCCGCCTGGAGTCCATGGACATCTCGCAGCGCCACGGCCCCGAGATGGACGAGCCGGCCGGGGAGTACGAGATCGTCCGGGTGCCCTTCACCCGCGTCGGGATCGCCTCGGTCCACCTGGTGCCGCTGTCGCTGCGCCACTACCTGGACGGCAACATCGAGGGCGTCCGCGCGATGCACGCCCCCGACCTGGGCTGAGGCGGGGCGACGGATCAGCCGTCGACGGTGAGGAGTTCCTCCACCTCGTCGTGGCGTATGCGCTCCTGCGGGAACCCCGCGCTGCGCAGGACGTGGACTCCGCTGCGGATCATGCCGGGCGGCCCTGAGAGATAGGCGTCGTAGCCGTTCCACGGGCCGAACTCGCGCACGGCGTCGGGAAGTCCGATGTGCCCCTGCTGGTCGATGATCGCGCGGACCGAGAGCCACGAGTGGGCCTGCTGGAGCCTGAGCATGGTGTTGATGTCGTACAGGTCGACGTCGGTGCGGGCGCCGTAGAACACCTCGACCGGCCGCCGCTCGCCGTGTTCGGCGACGTCCTCGACCAGGGCCTTGATCGGCGCTATGCCGGTGCCGCCGCCCAGGCAGAGCAGCCCGCTGTCGCTGGTGTGGTCCACGGTCATCGCGCCGCCCGGCGGACCGAGCCTGATGACGTCGCCGAGCCGGGCGCGGTGCACCAGGGCGTTGGAGACCCAGCCCGCCGGGACGGCCTTCACGTGGAAGGAGAGCAGTCCGTCGGAGCGGGGCGCCGAGGCGAAGGAGTAGTGCCGCCAGACGCGCGGCCACCACGGCGTCTCGACGCTCGTGTACTGCCCGGCGAGGAACGGGTACGGCTGGTCGGGGCGGACCGTGACGACGGCTATGTCAGGCGTCCTGCGGTCGTGCGCGACCACCTCGGCGTGCCACCAGGCGGGCGCCCGCATCTGGTCCACGGCGGCCGCGTCGATCATGACCTGCGAGATCGTCGTGTACGCCCGGACCCAGGCCGCTTCCATGGCCTGGTCCCAGATGTGCGACGCGTACTTGCTCAGCGCGCCGATGAGGCACTCGCCGACGGCCGGGTAGTGCTCGGGGAGGGTGCCGTACTTGCGGTGGCCGCGGCCCAGGTTCTGGAGGTAGGCGACCAGCACCTCGGTGTTGTCGATGTGCTCGGCCGCGGTGAGCAGCGCCTTGAGCAGCCGGTCGCGCTGGGTGTCCATCGCGGCCGGGAACAGCGGCCTGAGTTGCGGGTGGCGGACGAACAGCAGGGCGTAGAAGTACGAGGTGACCTTGTCGGCCACCGGCTCGACCTCCGCCATGGTCCGGCGGATCAGGAGCGCGTCGGGTGACGCCTGTTGGGCCGGGGGCGGCGGCGGGGTGTGGTCCTGGGCTGCCGGGCCGGGCGGGGCGGTCTGGGCGCGCTGCGGGGGGACGCGTGGGCGCTCACCGAACATCCCGATGTTCTCGGCGAGTCGTCGGTCGGCCTGGCCGCCGTCGCTCGGGGGCCGTGCGCCGTTCGGGGTCGTCTCGGGCTGGGGCGGCGTGCCGAACCAGCCGCCTCCGCCGCCCGAAGTGCCGTTGTCGGCCGACGCGGTGGTCGGAGCGTCCATCGTGAGCCTCGCCTCGAACATCTTTCGGTCGGTCTCCGCACTTCCTCGATCGGAAGATGCCCGCTTTCCCCCGTAGACGGCTTTCCTAACCCGTTTCGTTCCCTTGGCCGACGCGGCCTCATTCAACCTTCGTCGACAATACGTACCGGCGGGTAAGGCGAGAGTGTGAGATGTACCGCAGCACGGTCGACCACCACACCCCCGTCGAACCGGAGTCGACCATACCGGTCGTCGCTCCGATCACAAGTCTGTGCTCCCGTCACCTCGGTTTTTCCTCCCGAAAAAGGCGGCGCGAAACGGCAGTTATCCCAACTACCGGACGTCCCGGCCCCCTTCGGGGACTGCCCGCCGATTCGGCGCGGGACGGATTGCGCCCTCCATCCAAGTCGGCCGTTCTGCGTTCGCCCATGTTTCACGTGAAACACCCCCCGGAGAGCCTTGGTTGTGCATCGGATCACGGCATGGCCAAAAGCTCGTGCGTCTCCCCGCAAAGAGGTGGACGACGGGGGTACCCGTCAGACAGCCTGACCTGCGTGCCGACTCCTTCCGTCAACACTCTTTCCATTCGCCGTCTGACGCTCCGGGATCTCACCGCCTGCGCCGACTTGTCCGAGGACCGGGGGTGGCCGCGCGAGGAGCACAAGTGGGGCTTCCTCCTCGCCTCCGGGAAGGCCTACGGCATCGACGACCCCGACGGCGGTCTCGTCAGCGCCTGCGTCCTCACGGAGTACGGACCCCGCGAGCGACCGGACCTGGGCGCCGTCGGCATGGTGCTGGTCGCCGAACGGCACGCCCGCCGGGGCATCGGGCGCCACCTGATGCGCCATGTCGTCGCGACGGCGGGCACCACCCCGCTGACCCTGTACGCGACCCCCGACGGCCGCCCGCTCTACGAGGAACTGGGCTTCAAGGTCACCGGCCGGGCCGAGATGCTGCGCGGGCGCTTCACGCCCGGTGGCTCCGCCCCGACGGTCGCCACCCGCCCGGCCACCGCCGAGGACCTGACCCGGATCGTCCGGCTCGACGAGGAGGTGTTCGGGGTCGACCGCACCCACCTCATCACCCGGCTGCCCGCCTTCGCCGACCGGCTGCGCGTCGCCGAGGAGAGTGGCCGGCTCATCGGGTACGCGGCCGCCTGGCCCAACATGGACACCCACGTCGTCGGCCCGCTGATCGCCCGGGACACGGAGACGGCCAAGGCGTTGATCGGCGCGCTCGCCGAGCAGAGCGACCGCCCGCTGCGCACCGACATCGACGTGCGCCACGAGGCACTGCTGGCCTGGGCCAAGGAGCGCGGGCTGGCGTCCGTCGCCTTCAACTCGGTGATGACGTACGGCATCAACGATCTGCCCGGCGACTGGACCCGGAGGTTCGCTCCCCTGACGGTCGCGGCCGGCTGAGGCGCCGCGGGGGCGGATGCCGAGGGCGGGACGGAGGGGGGAGGGCCGAAGAGGGAGGGCCGGAAGGCAAGGCAGAGCGCGGAGCACGGAACACCTGTCACCGGTCACCTGTCACCGGTCCTGTCACCTGTCACCTGTCACCTGTCACAGGGAACGGAGCGCGGACAGGGTCCGTGAGGAGCGGACAGGGTCCGGTGCGTAGGGTGCGGGCATGGGAGACCTCGACATCCGCCCCGTCACGCCCGACGACGTACCGGCCGTCGTCGCGATGCTCGCCGACGACCCCCTTGGGGCGCGGCGCGAGTCGCCGGACGACCTGACGCCGTATCTGGCAGCCTTGGAGCGCCTCTCGGCCGACCCGAACCAGCACCTGGTCGTCGCCGTCCGGGAGGGCCGTGTCGTGGGCACGCTCCAGCTCACGATCATTCCCGGGCTCTCCCGGCGCGGCGCCGTCCGCTCCATCATCGAGGCCGTCCGCATCCACGCCGACGAGCGTGGCAGCGGTCTGGGCACCCGGCTCATGGAGTGGGCGGTCGACGAATCCCGGCGCCAGGGATGCCAGTTGGTGCAGCTGACCTCTGACGCGTCCCGCACCGACGCCCACCGCTTCTACGAGCGGCTCGGATTCACGGCCTCCCATGTGGGGTTCAAGCTCCAGCTGTGACGGGTGGGGCCAGGCGGGGGCGCCGCCGGGCCCGCCCGGTGAGTGTCGTGTTTCACGTGAAACAGGACACTCACCGCGTATCGATGGCTAGCCGATCCCCCGCCACCCGTCCGGATCGACCCCGCCCGGCACGGAAGCCCCCTCCTCGTACGGCTGGCGCGTGAAAACGAAGGACCCGAGGTCCAGATGGTCCACGGTCCCGTCCGGCCGCCGTACGGCCCGCAGAAGCTCTCCGGCGTAGTAGCCCTCAAGGCCGGTCCAGGTCCCGTCGCCGTTGGCGCGGAAGCGCGAGCGGCGTCCGCCGCCCGTGAGCGGACCCAGCGAGACCATGCCGTCGGCCGTGAGGCGCAGCGCGAAGGCGTTCGTCCCCCAGTACCAGGGCCCCGCCAACTCCAGCACGGAGGGATCCACTGCGGGCAGCGGCCGCCACGGCGCGGGAAGGCGCGGTTCGGCCTCGGCGACGATCCGGACGAGGTCGGCGCCGATGGTGGCGATCGGCGGGCCCGACGTGCAGTTGGCGAGGACGACGGAAGCGAGGTCGTCCTCGACGCTGACGGTGAGGTTCGCCAGGAAGCCCGGCAGCGATCCGGAGTGCCCGATCAGCAGCCGTCCGCCGCGCCGCTGGATCTGCACGCCGAGCCCGTAGGAGGTGCCGTCCGCGACATCCGCGGCCTCGACCACCGTCGCCGGTGTCCGCATCTCACGCACCGACGCGGCGCTCAGCACCCGGTCGTCGCCGTGCGCGAGGAAGACCGCGAAGCGGGCCAGGTCCGTGGTGGTGGACCAGAGCTGGCCCGCCGGGGCCATCAGACCGAGGTCCTCGACGGGTTCGGGCATGAGGGTGTCGGCCCACGGGTGCACGGCCCAGCCGTCCGCGTAGGGGGCCAGCGGCTGGGCGCTCGTGCGGTCAAGGCCCAGGGGTTCGAGCACTTCACGCCGAAGTACCTCCGCCCAGGGGGCACCGCGCAGTTCCTCGACGAGGGCGCCGAGCACGGTGTAGCCGGGGTTGGAGTAGTGGAAGCGCCGGCCGGCCGGGTGGAGCAGCGGCCTCTCGCCCAGGACGTCGGCGAGCCCCGGGCGCAGCGACCCGGGGGTCCGCTCCCACCAGGGCGCCGGTGACTCCGCGGCGAGACCACCCGCGTGGGCGAGCAGCTCACCGACGGTGGCCTCCCCCACGCCGGTGCCCGGCAGGTGCCGCTCCAGCGGGTCGTCGAGTCCGAGGGCGCCTTCGTCGCGCAGCCGCATCACCAGGACGGCGGTGAACGTCTTGGTGAGGGAGCCGATCCGGTACTGCACCCGCTCACCCGGGTCGGGTCCGTGCCCGGCGGTCCTGGACCCGTGCCACACGGCCTGCCCGTCCCGCACGACGGCCGCGACCATCGACGGCGCCCGCCCCTCGGCCTGCCCCACGGCGATCCGGTGCAGCAGCGCACGGCGGGTACCGGGCAGCAACGCCCCCGGCGACTCGTCCTGATGAGGTGTCGTCATGCTCCCAGTCCACCCCGCGGACACCCCGGGAGTCGAACCGGCGGGACGTCCGGGCGCGAGGCCCACACGCGAGCCCGCACCGCGCACCGATGAGTCTCCCGTGCCGCGCCGGTCTGTACGCGTGAGACCGACTCACGGAAGGCTGGCGCCATGCGGAAACTGATCTACGGCATGAACCTGTCCCTGGACGGCTACATCGCCGCGCCCGGCGACGACATCGGCTGGAGCACGCCGAGCGACGAGCTGTTCCAGTTCTGGTCCGACCGGTTGCAGGCGACCGAGCTGTCGCTGTACGGGCGCAAGCTGTGGGAGTCGATGAGCTCCTACTGGCCGACCGGCGACCAGCAGCCCGACGCGACCCCGGCGGAGATCGAGTTCGCGCGCCGTTGGCGGGACATGTCGAAGGTGGTGTTCTCCTCGACGGTCGACGCGGTCGACTGGAACACCCGGCTGGTCACCGGCGACGCGGTCGCCGAGATCACCCGGCTCAAGGCCGAGGACGGCGGCCCGATGGACATCGCCGGCGCGACGCTCGCCGGGGCGGCCATGCGGGCCGGGCTGATCGACGAGTACGTGCTGGCCACCGCGCCGGTCCTGGTGGGCGGCGGCACACCGTTCTTCACCGCGCTGGACAACTGGGTGAACCTGAACCTGGTGGAGACCCGGACGCTTCCCGGCGGCGTGACCCTGACCAGGTACGAGACGAGACGCTGAGGAGCGGCGCCCACGCGCGGCCCGTGCAGGGGAGCCACGAATCTCGGCACTCTTCGTCGCGCTGTGCGGGTGGTTGAGCAGTCTCGTCAGCCGATGGATTGGCGTAGTTGAGCACGTTCACGGTGATGCGACACCCACCGGCTCGCCCGACGGGGCACCGCTATCGTCCGCAGGGTGACTCGCCATGAGGAAGTCCTGGACTCGATCCGTCGGGACTCCGATCTTGCCGAGGTGCTCTGGCGTCTCTGCGAGTTCGATCTCTCGCGCAGCGATCCCGGTGAGCCTGTCCGCCTCTCGTCCGGCGTGGCACTGGAGGGCATCGCAGGCGATTACACCGGCGGGACCTTCTTCCTCTGCGGCAACGGCAAGGTCCGTCCCGTGCTCTATGCGAGCTCCGAAGGACAGGCCGGCCTGATCGGCAACAGCTTGACCGAAGCGTTGGAGATCGTGGTTGGGCTGCCTTCCTGGTGGGACTGCCTGAAGTTCTCCGGGGCGGGTGATCTGGCGGTCATGCGCGCGACCGCTGATCACCTGCGCGATGACGAGCTTCGGGATGAGCCTGGGAAGGACGCGGATCGAGCAACAGTCGCTCAAGCACTGGGCTTGGGATCCGCGCCCGTCTCGACCCTGTTGGGCCGCCTGCATGCTGCGGTTTCCGCCACGGTTCCCGACTTCGTGCTGACCAGCGGGGCAACAGAGTACGAATCCCTGTTCGGCCCCTGGCTGCGGAGCCGAAACCCCTCCTGGCAGTAATCGGCAGGTTCGGAGCCGCTGCTGCCAACGCAGCCTCAGCACCACCGGTTTGAGCAACTCGGGCTCCCAGGTCGCCTGCGGTCGCAGAGCCAGCTCCCGGATCGTCGCCCCTCCGGCTGCCGCACCAAAGAACCTCGTCCAGCACCTCCGCCGCCACGAGCCCGTCGCGGCGCTGGCTCGCCAGGAACGGCACCTTCGCGAGGAAGACCGGGTCCTCGCCCGACCAGAGCTCGTGGGCCCACCCGTGTCCTCGATCAGCTTCGCCGGCCGGGTGAGGGCTTCGGGCAATCTCCGGCTTGGCCAGTTGGGAGGAGGGCTTGACGTTGACGACCGTCACCGACCGGTCAGCCCGCACGAGGAAGTAGTCCGGGACATGCCGCCTGGCCCGGCCAGCAACACTGGCCCGGATCCGGAACGGCTGGGACGCGATCTCCACCACCTGGGGATCGAAGTTACGCCACGGCTTCGCCCGCACCACCTGGCCGAGCGAAGCTGCCTCATCGGCTTCTCGACAGTGCTGTCGTCCATCTCCCGCAGCGAGACCAGCGCACCCCTGGCGCCACCACGCGCCGCCCGCGCGGCTGCGAGGCGGCACACAGTCCGGCCTCATCGTCTGGGTACCCACGACGAACTACCCGACATTGCTGATGTACCGCTGAGACACGGGCTCGACTGCTGAACTAAGTCGACCCCCTCCAACCTTGTAGGTTCTCACTTTCGGTGTCATGCGCCGACGCTATGACCTGGACGTTCCCCTCCAGTCGCACGACGTGTCGGCAGGCGGCTGTCTCAGATCGGTGTCTTTCCGCAGACTGCCCAGCCGGCTGCACCGCATGTCCGCGTCCCGTCTGAGTGCACCACCACGTACGGAGATACCTGCACCGGCAAGCAGTTC
The sequence above is a segment of the Streptomyces griseoviridis genome. Coding sequences within it:
- a CDS encoding GNAT family N-acetyltransferase; amino-acid sequence: MPTPSVNTLSIRRLTLRDLTACADLSEDRGWPREEHKWGFLLASGKAYGIDDPDGGLVSACVLTEYGPRERPDLGAVGMVLVAERHARRGIGRHLMRHVVATAGTTPLTLYATPDGRPLYEELGFKVTGRAEMLRGRFTPGGSAPTVATRPATAEDLTRIVRLDEEVFGVDRTHLITRLPAFADRLRVAEESGRLIGYAAAWPNMDTHVVGPLIARDTETAKALIGALAEQSDRPLRTDIDVRHEALLAWAKERGLASVAFNSVMTYGINDLPGDWTRRFAPLTVAAG
- a CDS encoding serine hydrolase domain-containing protein, producing MTTPHQDESPGALLPGTRRALLHRIAVGQAEGRAPSMVAAVVRDGQAVWHGSRTAGHGPDPGERVQYRIGSLTKTFTAVLVMRLRDEGALGLDDPLERHLPGTGVGEATVGELLAHAGGLAAESPAPWWERTPGSLRPGLADVLGERPLLHPAGRRFHYSNPGYTVLGALVEELRGAPWAEVLRREVLEPLGLDRTSAQPLAPYADGWAVHPWADTLMPEPVEDLGLMAPAGQLWSTTTDLARFAVFLAHGDDRVLSAASVREMRTPATVVEAADVADGTSYGLGVQIQRRGGRLLIGHSGSLPGFLANLTVSVEDDLASVVLANCTSGPPIATIGADLVRIVAEAEPRLPAPWRPLPAVDPSVLELAGPWYWGTNAFALRLTADGMVSLGPLTGGGRRSRFRANGDGTWTGLEGYYAGELLRAVRRPDGTVDHLDLGSFVFTRQPYEEGASVPGGVDPDGWRGIG
- a CDS encoding GNAT family N-acetyltransferase, whose protein sequence is MGDLDIRPVTPDDVPAVVAMLADDPLGARRESPDDLTPYLAALERLSADPNQHLVVAVREGRVVGTLQLTIIPGLSRRGAVRSIIEAVRIHADERGSGLGTRLMEWAVDESRRQGCQLVQLTSDASRTDAHRFYERLGFTASHVGFKLQL
- a CDS encoding LysR family transcriptional regulator, with the protein product MDLALLRTFVTVHRAGSFTRAAALLGLSQPAVTSQIRTLERQLGRPLFLRQPRGVTPTTIGDELAHKAAPHLDALVEITETGLDEDSALRTLHLAGPPEFTAERALPALTELTGEDGRGFALRASFGTAEETLEGLGAGHHDLAIGTARPRGSLFTATPLCDEEHVLVAAPGYAELIGPADGGRDGHRPGAAELAGVPVIEVHETLPFVSRYWASVFDCRPTAPGTVIVPDLRAVLACAVAGAGLAVLPRYLCASALERGAVVALHEPPVPPLRTYFLVVRSGTLALPHIARAHDWLLRAAAGWT
- a CDS encoding cystathionine gamma-lyase, producing MSDSARETPVDDGKGDGTRAVRAGLPEPVKHEPTLPGPVFAAHFHLPGEPTGAYTYGRDENPTWTLLERAIGELEAPGRDDVETLVFASGMAAISAVLFSQLSAGDTVVLPNDGYQVLPLVRAQLEAYGVQVRTAPTGGDAQLDVLDGAKLLWIESPSNPGLDVCDIRRLVEAAHARGVLVAVDNTLATPLGQRPLELGADFAVASGTKQLTGHGDVLLGYVVGGDAGAMTAVRRWRKIVGAIPGPMEAWLAHRSVATLQLRVDRQCASALLVAQALRERPEVTGLRYPGLPDDPSHEVASRQMRRYGCVVSFTLPTRARAEAFLDALRLVDDATSFGGVRSTAERRGRWGGDAVAEGFVRLSVGAEDPEDLVADLLRALDASAR
- a CDS encoding dihydrofolate reductase family protein translates to MRKLIYGMNLSLDGYIAAPGDDIGWSTPSDELFQFWSDRLQATELSLYGRKLWESMSSYWPTGDQQPDATPAEIEFARRWRDMSKVVFSSTVDAVDWNTRLVTGDAVAEITRLKAEDGGPMDIAGATLAGAAMRAGLIDEYVLATAPVLVGGGTPFFTALDNWVNLNLVETRTLPGGVTLTRYETRR
- a CDS encoding globin domain-containing protein, with product MDAPTTASADNGTSGGGGGWFGTPPQPETTPNGARPPSDGGQADRRLAENIGMFGERPRVPPQRAQTAPPGPAAQDHTPPPPPAQQASPDALLIRRTMAEVEPVADKVTSYFYALLFVRHPQLRPLFPAAMDTQRDRLLKALLTAAEHIDNTEVLVAYLQNLGRGHRKYGTLPEHYPAVGECLIGALSKYASHIWDQAMEAAWVRAYTTISQVMIDAAAVDQMRAPAWWHAEVVAHDRRTPDIAVVTVRPDQPYPFLAGQYTSVETPWWPRVWRHYSFASAPRSDGLLSFHVKAVPAGWVSNALVHRARLGDVIRLGPPGGAMTVDHTSDSGLLCLGGGTGIAPIKALVEDVAEHGERRPVEVFYGARTDVDLYDINTMLRLQQAHSWLSVRAIIDQQGHIGLPDAVREFGPWNGYDAYLSGPPGMIRSGVHVLRSAGFPQERIRHDEVEELLTVDG
- a CDS encoding low molecular weight protein-tyrosine-phosphatase gives rise to the protein MTYHVCFVCTGNICRSPMAESVFRARTVEAGLADLVEVDSAGTDGWHEGDGADPRTVSVLEDHGYGTEHTARRFDRSWFDRLDLVIALDTGHLASLRRLAPTARDAEKVRLLRSYDPAAGSDLDVPDPYYGGLDGFEECLEMVEAASDGLLAAVREQVEGRAV
- a CDS encoding NUDIX domain-containing protein, translated to MTVRPVVKRTARAVLLDGDDLILIKRTKPGVDPYWVTPGGGVEAEDTTVVDALHREVHEELGAKIIDVVPCFVDTVEHIGADAATTGVKVQHFFVCRLESMDISQRHGPEMDEPAGEYEIVRVPFTRVGIASVHLVPLSLRHYLDGNIEGVRAMHAPDLG